The following coding sequences are from one Pseudonocardia sp. HH130630-07 window:
- a CDS encoding CBS domain-containing protein has product MKVSDILRIKGDTVHTVLSWSTVGEAAARLAGPPAIGALVVSDDGFRERVDGIISERDIVRRLATDGAGLTRLTVADVMTRHVVTCSPDDPVTEVMATMNRWRHRHLPVVRDGRLCGMISIGDVVKQRLAEMGTEAGVLRDIYLASH; this is encoded by the coding sequence ATGAAGGTGTCCGACATCCTGCGGATCAAGGGCGACACGGTGCACACCGTGTTGTCGTGGAGCACGGTCGGTGAGGCCGCCGCGCGGCTCGCCGGGCCACCGGCGATCGGTGCGCTGGTGGTGTCCGACGACGGGTTCCGCGAGCGGGTCGACGGGATCATCTCCGAGCGCGACATCGTGCGGCGGCTCGCGACCGACGGCGCCGGGCTGACCCGGCTGACCGTCGCCGACGTGATGACCCGGCACGTCGTCACCTGCAGCCCGGACGATCCGGTCACCGAGGTCATGGCGACGATGAACCGGTGGCGGCACCGGCACCTCCCGGTGGTCCGGGACGGCCGGCTCTGCGGGATGATCAGCATCGGCGACGTCGTGAAGCAGCGGCTCGCCGAGATGGGCACCGAGGCCGGGGTGCTCCGCGACATCTACCTCGCGTCGCACTAG
- a CDS encoding Lrp/AsnC family transcriptional regulator — MRTGDDDDAGPAGGTGGSDRAGPAGDRHAPPRGDLDGHDARLLLALAEDPRAPVLALAERIGLSRNTVQARLARLDRLGALAPFERRVDPVVLGYPLAAFVMVRVVQRELTAVADALDRVPEVLEVHGISSDEDLLVHLVAADADDLYRIAGALLAIPGVERTSTSLVMRSLVGFRTAPLLRRLAQGAVHPGRLRSPR, encoded by the coding sequence GTGCGCACCGGCGACGACGACGATGCCGGCCCCGCCGGCGGTACCGGCGGCAGCGACCGGGCCGGCCCCGCCGGTGACCGGCACGCGCCGCCGCGGGGCGACCTCGACGGCCACGACGCGCGGCTCCTGCTCGCGCTCGCCGAGGACCCGCGCGCGCCGGTCCTCGCGCTGGCCGAGCGGATCGGGCTGTCCCGCAACACCGTGCAGGCCCGGCTGGCCCGGCTCGACCGGCTCGGCGCGCTGGCGCCCTTCGAGCGGCGGGTCGATCCGGTCGTGCTGGGCTACCCGCTGGCGGCGTTCGTCATGGTCCGGGTGGTGCAGCGTGAGCTGACCGCGGTCGCGGACGCGCTGGACCGGGTCCCGGAGGTGCTGGAGGTGCACGGCATCTCCAGCGACGAGGACCTGCTGGTGCACCTGGTGGCCGCCGACGCCGACGACCTCTACCGGATCGCCGGCGCCCTGCTCGCGATCCCCGGGGTGGAGCGGACCTCGACGTCGCTGGTGATGCGTTCACTCGTCGGTTTCCGCACCGCCCCCCTGCTGCGCAGGCTGGCGCAGGGCGCCGTTCACCCGGGTCGCCTACGGTCGCCCCGATGA
- a CDS encoding proteasome assembly chaperone family protein, translating to MLDPAQLYQVDPSAPRLDEPVLVVVLDGFVDAGSAGALAVGALTDERETTPVASFDVDQLIDYRSRRPPLRFETDHWADFDPPTLDVVALTDTGETSYLLLAGPEPDSQWERFVAAVGLLVEQLGIRLVVTLQGIPMAVPHTRPIGVTAHATRSELVEGHSPWFASADVPGSAAALLEYRLGQAGQDAMGFAVHVPHYLARSAYPQAARVLLDHAGLAAGLYLPTETLTRAAEQADTEISEQMAESDEVTQVVKALEEQYDQVAAARESGDLTDGLDGGELPSGDELAAEFERFLAAGGDDKPGGKSGRDDEPPHEPPAPA from the coding sequence GTGCTCGATCCCGCACAGCTCTACCAGGTCGACCCGTCCGCACCACGGCTCGACGAGCCGGTGCTCGTCGTCGTGCTGGACGGGTTCGTCGACGCCGGCAGCGCCGGGGCGCTCGCGGTCGGGGCGCTCACCGACGAACGCGAGACGACGCCGGTCGCGTCCTTCGACGTCGACCAGCTCATCGACTACCGGTCCCGCCGCCCCCCGCTGCGCTTCGAGACCGACCACTGGGCCGACTTCGACCCGCCGACGCTGGACGTCGTCGCGCTGACCGACACCGGGGAGACCAGCTACCTGCTGCTCGCGGGGCCGGAACCGGACAGCCAGTGGGAGCGGTTCGTCGCCGCGGTCGGCCTGCTCGTCGAACAGCTGGGGATCCGGCTGGTGGTCACCCTGCAGGGCATCCCGATGGCCGTCCCGCACACCCGCCCGATCGGCGTCACGGCGCACGCGACGCGGTCCGAGCTCGTCGAGGGCCACTCCCCCTGGTTCGCCAGCGCGGACGTCCCGGGCAGCGCCGCGGCGCTGCTGGAGTACCGGCTCGGCCAGGCCGGGCAGGACGCGATGGGCTTCGCCGTGCACGTCCCGCACTACCTGGCGCGCTCGGCCTACCCGCAGGCCGCCCGGGTGCTGCTGGACCACGCCGGTCTCGCCGCCGGCCTGTACCTGCCCACCGAGACGCTGACCAGGGCCGCCGAGCAGGCGGACACCGAGATCTCCGAGCAGATGGCGGAGTCCGACGAGGTCACGCAGGTGGTGAAGGCCCTCGAGGAGCAGTACGACCAGGTGGCCGCGGCCCGCGAGTCCGGGGACCTGACCGACGGGCTGGACGGCGGCGAGCTGCCCAGCGGCGACGAGCTGGCCGCCGAGTTCGAGCGGTTCCTCGCCGCGGGCGGCGACGACAAGCCCGGCGGCAAGTCCGGGCGCGACGACGAGCCGCCGCACGAGCCGCCCGCGCCGGCCTGA
- a CDS encoding sensor histidine kinase, producing the protein MRRIPLPDVLLTLCALAVALVEGDLWLVWGAWPYLVQTMVSLGLAGALLVRRIAVAGSAVATFVLLAAMAANVWTAPVGTSTSPLLLCAPLAVVALTRYGRARWWGVAGVVVALAGIPVSPALRLDRGGTDLQPFQAWDELAWMLAAHVLVVAVAYLWALRQREIADRHAAEIAALRDREAARVELATARERNRIAREVHDVVAHSVALIRVEAATGLEIAGTEPEHARRSLATIAEVAGTAMTDLRGLVGVLRHPPGAADRALDPAATLTVVPAVLDRVRAAGLDVDADVPGAGALGELDDRIDPMIRLAAVRVLQEALTNAVKHADHGAPVHAMLATSGDALRIAVRNRVADDPAGPTGHVGAGPGHGVPGLAERVGTVGGRFTAGRAGDDYVLTADLPLTGGGR; encoded by the coding sequence GTGCGCAGGATCCCGCTGCCCGACGTCCTGCTCACCCTGTGTGCCCTGGCCGTCGCCCTGGTGGAGGGCGACCTCTGGCTCGTCTGGGGCGCCTGGCCCTATCTCGTCCAGACCATGGTGTCGCTCGGGCTGGCGGGGGCGCTGCTGGTCCGCCGGATCGCCGTCGCCGGGTCCGCGGTCGCGACGTTCGTGCTGCTGGCCGCCATGGCCGCGAACGTCTGGACGGCACCGGTCGGCACGAGCACCAGCCCGCTGCTGCTCTGCGCGCCGCTGGCCGTGGTCGCGCTGACCCGCTACGGCCGGGCCCGCTGGTGGGGGGTGGCCGGCGTGGTCGTCGCGCTGGCGGGGATCCCGGTGAGCCCGGCGCTGCGGCTCGACCGGGGCGGGACCGACCTGCAGCCGTTCCAGGCGTGGGACGAGCTGGCCTGGATGCTGGCGGCGCACGTCCTCGTCGTCGCCGTCGCCTACCTGTGGGCCCTGCGGCAACGCGAGATCGCCGACCGGCACGCCGCCGAGATCGCCGCGCTGAGGGACCGGGAGGCAGCCCGGGTGGAGCTGGCGACCGCGCGGGAGCGGAACCGGATCGCCCGCGAGGTGCACGACGTCGTCGCACACTCGGTGGCACTGATCCGGGTCGAGGCGGCCACCGGGCTGGAGATCGCGGGGACCGAGCCCGAGCACGCGCGACGGTCCCTCGCGACGATCGCCGAGGTGGCCGGTACCGCGATGACCGATCTCCGCGGGCTGGTCGGGGTGCTCCGGCACCCGCCCGGTGCCGCGGACCGCGCACTCGATCCGGCCGCCACCCTCACCGTCGTGCCCGCCGTGCTCGACCGGGTCCGCGCCGCCGGTCTCGACGTCGACGCCGACGTCCCCGGCGCCGGGGCGCTCGGCGAGCTCGACGACCGGATCGACCCGATGATCCGGCTCGCCGCGGTCCGGGTGCTGCAGGAGGCGCTGACGAACGCGGTCAAGCACGCCGACCACGGCGCCCCGGTGCACGCGATGCTCGCGACGAGCGGGGACGCGCTGCGGATCGCGGTCCGGAACCGGGTCGCGGACGACCCCGCCGGCCCCACCGGCCACGTCGGAGCCGGTCCCGGGCACGGCGTCCCCGGCCTGGCCGAGCGGGTCGGCACCGTCGGCGGCCGGTTCACCGCGGGGCGGGCGGGCGACGACTACGTGCTCACCGCCGACCTCCCGCTCACCGGTGGCGGCCGGTGA
- a CDS encoding ATP-binding cassette domain-containing protein → MNDPNVPVVRCDGVRAVRGGRTVLDGMSLQVRPGTVYALLGRNGAGKSTTFRVLLGLHRPRSGSVELFGAPWRRAALARVGATVDGPALYEHLSAAENLRVHALLTGTPRARIGDVLDLVGLAGTGRRRAARFSTGMRARLALGIALLADPALLLLDEPQNGLDPEGIIELRELLRALVAAGHTVLLSSHQLGEVARTADDVGVLAGGRLVHEGPLAGLAPDGELERAYLALTRPGAVA, encoded by the coding sequence ATGAACGATCCGAACGTCCCCGTCGTCCGGTGCGACGGCGTCCGCGCCGTCCGGGGCGGGCGGACCGTCCTCGACGGGATGTCCCTGCAGGTCCGGCCGGGCACCGTCTACGCGCTGCTCGGCCGCAACGGCGCCGGCAAGAGCACCACCTTCCGGGTGCTGCTCGGGCTGCACCGGCCGCGGTCCGGCTCCGTCGAGCTGTTCGGCGCGCCGTGGCGGCGCGCCGCGCTCGCCCGGGTCGGGGCGACCGTCGACGGGCCCGCGCTGTACGAGCACCTCTCCGCTGCGGAGAACCTCCGGGTGCACGCCCTGCTCACCGGAACCCCGCGGGCCCGGATCGGCGACGTGCTCGACCTCGTCGGGCTCGCCGGCACCGGGCGGCGCCGGGCGGCGCGGTTCTCCACCGGGATGCGGGCCCGGCTCGCACTGGGCATCGCACTGCTCGCCGACCCCGCCCTGCTGCTGCTCGACGAGCCGCAGAACGGTCTCGACCCGGAGGGCATCATCGAGCTGCGCGAGCTGCTCCGCGCTCTCGTCGCGGCCGGGCACACCGTGCTGCTGTCCTCCCACCAGCTGGGTGAGGTGGCCCGTACCGCCGACGACGTCGGCGTTCTCGCCGGTGGCCGGCTGGTGCACGAGGGCCCGCTCGCCGGGCTCGCCCCGGACGGCGAGCTGGAACGCGCCTACCTCGCACTCACCCGGCCGGGAGCCGTCGCGTGA
- a CDS encoding YkvA family protein translates to MSAASATSRRAGRTAAFTALFRALTRRGRPGEPGPAARLRAVPSMVGDAWRGTYPHLGKGRMATFLLALAYLVSPVDIVPEMFLSVFGLADDAVVAMWLGGALLTEADRYLGWRDRNPVVLDGGQTSQFDRT, encoded by the coding sequence ATGAGCGCTGCATCCGCCACGTCCCGACGGGCCGGTCGCACGGCCGCGTTCACCGCGCTGTTCCGGGCGCTGACCCGCCGGGGCCGCCCCGGTGAACCCGGTCCGGCCGCCCGGCTCCGCGCCGTCCCGTCGATGGTCGGTGACGCCTGGCGGGGCACCTATCCGCACCTGGGCAAGGGGCGGATGGCGACGTTCCTGCTGGCGCTGGCCTACCTGGTGTCCCCGGTCGACATCGTGCCGGAGATGTTCCTGTCGGTGTTCGGCCTGGCCGACGACGCGGTGGTCGCCATGTGGCTGGGCGGCGCGCTGCTCACCGAGGCCGACCGTTACCTCGGCTGGCGGGACCGCAACCCGGTCGTGCTCGACGGGGGTCAGACGTCGCAGTTCGACCGGACGTAG
- a CDS encoding IS5 family transposase, producing MLAEPADHALGRSRGGLSTKIHQLVDGHGRPLVVLLGPGQGGDSPMFPHLMARLSIARPGPGRPRTRPERVRADKAYSSRAIRRHLRERRIIAVIPEPSDQQGHRKRRGSRGGRPPAFDPVDYRNRNVVECGFCHVKQWRGLATRYDKLALTFRGGAVLKAIVTWLRALGDTPYLGAGHPGTSAPAGALTLA from the coding sequence CTGCTCGCCGAACCAGCAGATCACGCGCTGGGACGGTCCCGCGGAGGGCTGTCGACGAAGATCCACCAGCTCGTTGACGGGCACGGCCGCCCGCTGGTGGTCCTCCTCGGCCCCGGCCAGGGCGGCGACTCGCCAATGTTTCCGCACCTGATGGCGCGCCTGAGCATCGCCCGACCGGGCCCGGGACGACCCCGGACCCGGCCTGAACGCGTGCGCGCGGACAAGGCCTACTCCTCACGCGCGATCCGCCGGCACCTGCGCGAGCGCCGGATCATCGCTGTCATTCCGGAGCCCTCTGACCAGCAGGGACACCGCAAACGACGGGGCTCACGCGGTGGCCGACCGCCCGCATTCGATCCGGTCGACTACCGAAACCGCAACGTCGTCGAGTGCGGGTTCTGCCACGTCAAGCAGTGGCGCGGGCTGGCCACCCGTTACGACAAGCTCGCCCTGACCTTCCGCGGCGGCGCCGTCCTGAAGGCGATCGTCACCTGGCTCCGCGCATTGGGAGACACGCCCTACCTAGGAGCGGGCCACCCGGGAACGTCCGCGCCCGCCGGTGCGTTGACCCTGGCATGA
- a CDS encoding IS5 family transposase, translated as MPRTAVLTDVQWARLAPLLPSSEGRRGCPFRDDRRVLEGIIYRYRCGLPWRDVPAEFGPWQTLWKRHRRYSGDGTWDHILAALLVEADAAEVLGWAVSVDSTIIRAHQHAATLKRDTGGRIELHESARRTSRSRAGTVPRRAVDEDPPAR; from the coding sequence GTGCCGCGTACCGCTGTCCTGACTGATGTCCAGTGGGCCCGTCTGGCGCCGCTGTTGCCCTCCTCCGAGGGTCGTCGCGGGTGCCCGTTCCGCGATGACCGCCGGGTGCTCGAGGGGATCATCTACCGGTATCGGTGCGGGCTTCCCTGGCGCGACGTCCCAGCCGAGTTCGGGCCGTGGCAGACGTTGTGGAAGCGGCACCGCCGCTACAGCGGCGACGGCACCTGGGACCACATCCTGGCTGCTCTTCTGGTCGAGGCCGACGCCGCCGAGGTGCTCGGGTGGGCGGTCAGCGTGGACTCCACGATCATCCGTGCCCACCAGCACGCCGCGACCCTCAAGCGCGACACAGGGGGCCGGATCGAACTACACGAATCTGCTCGCCGAACCAGCAGATCACGCGCTGGGACGGTCCCGCGGAGGGCTGTCGACGAAGATCCACCAGCTCGTTGA
- a CDS encoding transketolase-like TK C-terminal-containing protein, producing MSTAPADTPIPADDREVLAEIERRVLWLSTAIIDAANRRGDPSGLKVGGHQASSASLVTIMTALWFGHLRPEDRVSVKPHASPVLHAINHLLGELDESYLGTLRGFGGLQSYPSRSKDPDPVDYSTGSVGIGATAPIWGALARRYVSAHFGGADGAHGRQYSLVGDAELDEGAVWEAILDPMVAELGEVVWVVDLNRQSLDRVVPTIGTPRIEGMFAAAGWQVLTVKYGRLLHELFARPGGEALRTRIDTMGNPEYQRLLRCDAAEVRDRLPDGDAGLAELVATLDDATLLAALRNLGGHDIDALSEAFGRIDDGRPTVVLAYTVKGHGLASAGHPQNHGSILDAAQLRELAAAVGADAEDPWRPLPEGSPAARRCAETARLLHRDPVVTPQVPELPTDIGRTPSGRATTQAALGRALLDLTREAPGAAGRVVTLCPDVSSSTNLGGWVNKVGVWSTAERRDWFDDDPETILHWRERPTGQHLELGIAEGNLVGALGELGATWSRWGEPLLPIGVLYDPFVERALEPWSFGIYAGGQSILVGTPSGVSLAAEGGAHQSITTPSVGLEQPGCVTYEPAFAIDVEWTLLASLARLGRPDGTSAYLRLSTRPVDQTLAAIPADPAARERRRRQVVAGAYPLRRAAGAPDLTIAAMGPLLTEALAAADRLTADGHAVDVVCVTAPGLLFDAVQARAGRPARPQAQPWVLESAFPARRAAPLLTLLDGHPHTLAFLAGINRVPAAHLGVSRFGQSGDLASVYAHHGLDADAVVSAALDLL from the coding sequence ATGAGCACGGCCCCCGCCGACACCCCGATCCCGGCCGACGACCGGGAGGTGCTCGCCGAGATCGAGCGGCGGGTGCTCTGGCTGTCCACCGCGATCATCGACGCGGCGAACCGCCGGGGGGACCCGAGCGGGCTGAAGGTGGGCGGGCACCAGGCGTCGTCCGCCTCGCTGGTCACGATCATGACGGCGCTCTGGTTCGGGCACCTGCGCCCGGAGGACCGGGTGTCGGTCAAGCCGCACGCGTCGCCGGTGCTGCACGCGATCAACCACCTGCTCGGCGAGCTGGACGAGTCCTACCTGGGCACGCTGCGGGGGTTCGGCGGGCTGCAGTCCTACCCGTCACGGTCCAAGGACCCCGATCCGGTCGACTACTCCACCGGCTCGGTCGGCATCGGCGCGACGGCCCCGATCTGGGGCGCGCTGGCCCGCCGGTACGTCTCGGCCCACTTCGGCGGTGCCGACGGCGCGCACGGCCGGCAGTACTCGCTGGTCGGTGACGCCGAGCTGGACGAGGGCGCGGTCTGGGAGGCGATCCTGGACCCGATGGTCGCCGAGCTCGGCGAGGTCGTGTGGGTCGTCGACCTCAACCGGCAGTCGCTCGACCGGGTCGTGCCCACCATCGGGACGCCCCGGATCGAGGGCATGTTCGCCGCGGCCGGCTGGCAGGTGCTCACCGTCAAGTACGGGCGGCTGCTGCACGAGCTCTTCGCCCGCCCCGGCGGCGAGGCGTTGCGCACCCGGATCGACACCATGGGCAACCCGGAGTACCAGCGGCTGCTGCGCTGCGACGCCGCCGAGGTCCGGGACCGGCTCCCGGACGGCGACGCCGGACTGGCCGAGCTGGTCGCCACGCTGGACGACGCGACGCTGCTCGCCGCGCTGCGCAACCTGGGCGGCCACGACATCGACGCGCTCTCCGAGGCGTTCGGGCGGATCGACGACGGGCGCCCCACGGTCGTACTGGCCTACACCGTGAAGGGCCACGGCCTGGCCAGCGCGGGGCACCCGCAGAACCACGGCTCGATCCTCGACGCCGCGCAGCTGCGCGAGCTGGCGGCCGCAGTCGGCGCGGACGCCGAGGACCCCTGGCGGCCGCTCCCGGAGGGCTCGCCGGCGGCCCGCCGCTGCGCGGAGACGGCCCGCCTGCTGCACCGCGACCCGGTGGTGACCCCGCAGGTCCCGGAGCTGCCCACCGACATCGGCCGGACCCCGTCCGGCCGGGCCACCACGCAGGCGGCGCTCGGCCGGGCGTTGCTCGACCTGACCCGGGAGGCGCCCGGTGCGGCGGGCCGGGTGGTGACGCTGTGCCCGGACGTGTCGTCGTCGACGAACCTCGGCGGCTGGGTCAACAAGGTGGGCGTCTGGTCGACGGCCGAGCGCCGGGACTGGTTCGACGACGATCCCGAGACGATCCTGCACTGGCGCGAGCGCCCGACCGGCCAGCACCTGGAGCTGGGCATCGCCGAGGGCAACCTGGTGGGCGCGCTCGGCGAGCTGGGCGCGACCTGGTCGCGCTGGGGCGAGCCGCTGCTGCCGATCGGGGTGCTCTACGACCCGTTCGTCGAGCGCGCGCTGGAGCCGTGGTCGTTCGGCATCTACGCCGGCGGCCAGTCCATCCTGGTGGGGACACCGTCCGGGGTGTCGCTGGCCGCCGAGGGCGGGGCGCACCAGTCGATCACGACGCCGTCGGTCGGGCTGGAACAGCCGGGGTGCGTGACCTACGAGCCGGCGTTCGCGATCGACGTCGAGTGGACCCTGCTGGCGTCGCTGGCCCGGCTGGGCCGCCCGGACGGGACGTCGGCGTACCTGCGGCTCTCGACCCGTCCGGTGGACCAGACGCTCGCCGCGATCCCGGCGGACCCGGCCGCCCGGGAGCGGCGCCGCCGCCAGGTCGTCGCCGGCGCCTACCCGCTGCGCCGTGCCGCGGGTGCTCCGGACCTGACGATCGCGGCGATGGGCCCGCTGCTGACCGAGGCGCTCGCCGCGGCCGACCGGCTGACGGCGGACGGGCACGCCGTCGACGTCGTCTGCGTGACGGCTCCCGGGCTGCTGTTCGACGCCGTCCAGGCCCGGGCCGGGCGCCCGGCCCGGCCGCAGGCACAGCCGTGGGTCCTGGAGTCGGCGTTCCCGGCCCGCCGGGCGGCGCCGCTCCTCACCCTGCTCGACGGGCACCCGCACACGCTGGCGTTCCTGGCCGGGATCAACCGGGTGCCGGCCGCACATCTCGGGGTGTCCCGGTTCGGCCAGTCCGGGGACCTCGCGTCGGTGTACGCCCACCACGGCCTCGACGCCGACGCCGTGGTGTCCGCCGCCCTCGACCTGCTCTGA
- a CDS encoding DUF4190 domain-containing protein encodes MSSDDDRNPRPSGTPGDDTTSTGRTPGGYGEQAQDLGADDGATRATGPVAAPDGDPATTEYPTTGSPTTEYPTTGSPTTGNPTTGSPTTGVPAAQDPPAPADPGPQATAASSGTPDDPRVDPGAPTQWIPTTPPGPGPVAGAGAEPGPWYATGAGTPGHAPQGPNPQPGPYGAYPQPQPGWGPAYPPPRPTNGMAIASLVLGILWLYWVGSILALVFGYIAKRQIAERGEQGGGLATAGIVLGWIGVGLLILAIVFFVGFAGLSIIAGNF; translated from the coding sequence GTGAGCAGTGACGACGACCGGAACCCCCGGCCGAGCGGTACCCCGGGGGACGACACGACCAGCACCGGCCGCACGCCGGGCGGGTACGGCGAGCAGGCGCAGGATCTCGGGGCCGACGACGGTGCGACCCGCGCGACCGGGCCGGTCGCCGCACCGGACGGCGACCCGGCGACGACCGAGTACCCGACGACGGGGAGCCCGACGACCGAGTACCCGACGACCGGGAGCCCGACGACCGGGAACCCGACGACGGGGAGCCCGACGACTGGTGTCCCCGCGGCCCAGGACCCGCCGGCACCGGCGGACCCGGGCCCGCAGGCGACGGCCGCGTCGTCCGGCACCCCGGACGATCCGCGGGTCGACCCGGGGGCGCCGACCCAGTGGATCCCGACCACGCCGCCCGGCCCCGGCCCCGTGGCGGGTGCGGGTGCGGAGCCCGGACCGTGGTACGCCACCGGTGCCGGGACGCCCGGCCACGCGCCGCAGGGCCCGAACCCCCAGCCCGGCCCGTACGGCGCGTACCCGCAGCCCCAGCCGGGCTGGGGCCCGGCCTACCCGCCGCCGCGGCCGACGAACGGGATGGCGATCGCCTCGCTCGTCCTGGGCATCCTGTGGCTGTACTGGGTCGGCAGCATCCTCGCGCTGGTGTTCGGCTACATCGCGAAGCGGCAGATCGCCGAGCGGGGGGAGCAGGGCGGCGGGCTGGCCACGGCCGGGATCGTGCTCGGCTGGATCGGGGTCGGGCTGCTGATCCTGGCGATAGTGTTCTTCGTCGGGTTCGCCGGCCTGTCGATCATCGCCGGGAACTTCTGA
- a CDS encoding PadR family transcriptional regulator, protein MTTHDTPWGPPFARGFRRHRSRARSGPGPAAPCGPEEAFMDNDEHEHDEHRGRRPHRGGPHGRGRGFGPGGPFGPGGFGPGGFGPGGPFGPGGPFGPGGFGPGGPRGFGRRGRRTARGDVRSAVLAVVADGPRHGYEIIQEITARSGGRWKPSPGSVYPMLSQLEDEGLVRSEQTDGRRVVHLTDEGTRHVEENRATLDAVWAPFAGDGESSDEPSDGLGEELAKLVAAAQQVAAAGSPEQIASASEALTEARKALYRLLAE, encoded by the coding sequence ATGACCACGCACGACACGCCCTGGGGCCCGCCGTTCGCACGCGGCTTCCGGCGGCACCGCTCCCGGGCCCGTTCCGGTCCCGGCCCCGCCGCTCCCTGCGGCCCCGAGGAGGCATTCATGGACAACGACGAGCACGAGCACGACGAGCACCGCGGCCGTCGGCCGCACCGCGGCGGGCCGCACGGCCGGGGCCGCGGCTTCGGGCCCGGCGGACCCTTCGGCCCCGGCGGGTTCGGGCCGGGCGGGTTCGGCCCGGGTGGCCCGTTCGGCCCCGGCGGCCCCTTCGGCCCCGGTGGCTTCGGGCCCGGCGGCCCGCGCGGCTTCGGCCGCCGTGGCCGGCGCACCGCACGCGGTGACGTCCGGTCGGCGGTGCTCGCCGTCGTCGCGGACGGCCCGCGGCACGGCTACGAGATCATCCAGGAGATCACCGCACGCTCCGGCGGCCGGTGGAAGCCGAGCCCCGGCTCCGTCTACCCGATGCTGTCCCAGCTCGAGGACGAGGGGCTGGTCCGCTCGGAGCAGACCGACGGCCGCCGGGTCGTCCACCTGACCGACGAGGGCACCCGCCACGTCGAGGAGAACCGGGCCACGCTGGACGCGGTCTGGGCACCCTTCGCCGGCGACGGCGAGTCCTCCGACGAGCCGTCCGACGGGCTCGGCGAGGAGCTCGCGAAGCTCGTCGCCGCGGCCCAGCAGGTCGCCGCGGCCGGCAGCCCGGAGCAGATCGCCTCGGCCTCCGAGGCCCTGACCGAGGCGCGCAAGGCGCTCTACCGGCTGCTGGCCGAGTGA
- a CDS encoding MFS transporter has translation MFALLWGVPYLVAGQGMSPAGASVMLTVLVLAGAVVGPLFGEFTARHPLRRSWLVLAVIGATALVWGVVLLVPPPAPSWLLVLLVVVLAANGPCSAVGFDYARTFNPEHRRGTAVGIVNVGGFTASLTTTLLVGAVLGIAGGYTPEAFRVAWLVQFPIWAVTTFAVLGARRKARRVLAAEGTVVPPLREALRRNRRRRQLS, from the coding sequence GTGTTCGCGTTGCTGTGGGGGGTGCCGTACCTGGTCGCCGGGCAGGGGATGAGCCCGGCCGGTGCCTCGGTGATGCTCACCGTGCTCGTGCTGGCCGGGGCCGTCGTCGGACCGTTGTTCGGCGAGTTCACGGCCCGGCACCCGCTGCGCCGGTCCTGGCTGGTGCTGGCGGTGATCGGGGCGACCGCGCTGGTCTGGGGGGTGGTGCTGCTGGTGCCGCCGCCCGCGCCGTCCTGGTTGCTGGTCCTGCTGGTGGTCGTGCTCGCGGCGAACGGCCCGTGCTCGGCCGTCGGCTTCGACTACGCCCGCACGTTCAACCCCGAGCACCGCCGCGGGACGGCGGTCGGCATCGTCAACGTCGGGGGGTTCACCGCATCGCTGACGACGACGCTGCTGGTGGGCGCCGTGCTGGGGATCGCGGGCGGCTACACCCCGGAGGCGTTCCGGGTCGCCTGGCTCGTGCAGTTCCCGATCTGGGCCGTCACGACGTTCGCGGTGCTCGGCGCGCGGCGCAAGGCGCGCCGGGTGCTGGCGGCCGAGGGCACCGTCGTCCCGCCGCTGCGGGAGGCGTTGCGCCGCAACCGGCGGCGCCGCCAGCTGTCCTGA
- a CDS encoding response regulator, translating to MIRIAVVDDQPLLASAFAAYLERQPDMTVVGTAGDGAQALDLCRRTDVDVAVMDLRMPVLDGVEATRALTARGERPRVLVLTTFDVDEFVVAAARAGARGYLLKDAEPVELLRAVRAVHDGRAVLGGTEPSELLRAHLGSARTAAARPRSDVLARLSEREVEVLAEIATGASNAEIAERLRIAATTVKTHVGNLLAKLDCRDRVALVVLAHAVSR from the coding sequence GTGATCCGGATCGCCGTGGTCGACGACCAGCCGCTGCTGGCGTCGGCGTTCGCCGCCTACCTGGAACGCCAGCCGGACATGACCGTCGTCGGGACGGCCGGGGACGGTGCGCAGGCCCTGGACCTGTGCCGGCGCACCGACGTCGACGTGGCGGTGATGGACCTGCGGATGCCGGTGCTCGACGGCGTCGAGGCCACCCGGGCGCTCACCGCCCGCGGCGAGCGCCCCCGGGTGCTGGTGCTGACCACGTTCGACGTCGACGAGTTCGTGGTCGCGGCCGCGCGCGCCGGTGCGCGCGGCTACCTGCTCAAGGACGCCGAGCCGGTCGAGCTGCTGCGCGCCGTCCGGGCGGTGCACGACGGCCGGGCCGTGCTGGGCGGCACCGAGCCGTCCGAGCTGCTGCGCGCCCACCTGGGGTCCGCCCGTACCGCGGCGGCCCGGCCCCGCTCCGACGTGCTCGCCCGGTTGTCCGAGCGGGAGGTCGAGGTGCTCGCCGAGATCGCCACCGGCGCCAGCAACGCCGAGATCGCCGAGCGGCTGCGCATCGCGGCGACCACGGTGAAGACGCACGTCGGGAACCTGCTCGCCAAGCTCGACTGCCGGGACCGGGTCGCGCTCGTCGTGCTCGCCCACGCCGTGTCCCGCTGA